One window of the Flavobacteriales bacterium genome contains the following:
- the wecB gene encoding UDP-N-acetylglucosamine 2-epimerase (non-hydrolyzing), with the protein MRKKVGIVVGTRPNFIKITQFEKVFNTYGDLFDFKLIHTGQHYDRNMSEVFFEQFGLRKPDVFLELKGLSPVAQIGEIIVQLGNFLNEWKPDILITPGDVNSTLAAAIAANKTDTRLAHLESGLRSFDRTMPEEINRLLTDEITDEFFVTEQSGLNHLKDEKAAGRVHFVGNTMIDTLVAFEPQIQQSPVLQEYGLEEKGFVLMTMHRPANVDTKENLDKLMRIINHASKNYKIVFPIHPRTRKSLENHGLLDEVELNKQIILTAPLDYFAFQKLTASCKFVLTDSGGIQEETTFRQVPCLTLRPNTERPITIDVGTNTLVPFEPELVESYIDQISDGTYKKGEIPPLWDGKSTERIVKILSEIL; encoded by the coding sequence ATGCGTAAAAAAGTGGGAATTGTGGTCGGCACCCGACCCAATTTTATTAAGATTACTCAGTTTGAAAAGGTTTTTAATACCTACGGAGATTTATTTGATTTCAAACTGATTCATACAGGACAGCACTACGACAGAAACATGTCGGAGGTGTTTTTTGAGCAATTTGGCCTTCGTAAACCCGATGTTTTTCTGGAATTGAAGGGATTGAGTCCGGTGGCTCAAATCGGAGAAATAATTGTGCAGTTGGGCAATTTTTTGAACGAATGGAAACCCGACATTTTAATAACACCGGGTGACGTAAACTCCACATTGGCAGCGGCCATTGCAGCCAATAAAACCGACACACGGTTGGCTCATTTAGAAAGTGGTTTGCGAAGTTTTGACCGCACCATGCCCGAAGAAATTAACCGATTGCTGACCGATGAAATAACCGACGAATTTTTTGTGACAGAGCAAAGTGGCTTAAATCATTTAAAAGACGAAAAGGCTGCTGGAAGGGTTCATTTTGTAGGCAACACCATGATTGACACACTGGTGGCTTTTGAACCTCAAATTCAACAAAGCCCGGTGCTACAAGAATATGGGTTGGAAGAAAAAGGTTTTGTGTTGATGACCATGCACCGGCCAGCCAATGTGGACACAAAAGAGAATTTGGATAAGTTGATGCGGATAATTAATCACGCCTCAAAGAATTATAAAATTGTTTTTCCGATACACCCACGAACTCGCAAAAGCCTCGAAAATCATGGATTGTTAGACGAAGTGGAACTTAATAAACAAATCATTCTGACAGCTCCGCTCGATTATTTTGCATTTCAAAAATTGACGGCTTCGTGCAAATTTGTATTAACCGATAGTGGAGGCATTCAAGAAGAAACCACCTTTAGGCAAGTGCCGTGCCTTACCCTTCGGCCTAACACCGAAAGGCCAATAACCATTGATGTAGGAACAAACACTTTAGTGCCGTTTGAGCCTGAATTGGTTGAGTCGTATATCGATCAAATATCGGATGGAACCTACAAAAAGGGAGAAATTCCGCCCCTTTGGGACGGAAAATCAACCGAAAGAATTGTTAAAATTCTTAGTGAAATTTTATAA